The region TTAATTGCGATTTTAAGCGGTTTTGCGGTCTCACAAGCCATGCTGGTTATTGCAACGCGTATTAAGGAACGCCAGTACGCGAAAAATAATCAAGGCGATTCGATGCAGCAAGCTTTCGCCAACGGTCAAGTCGCGCTGGCTATTCGCTATGCTGGGCAAGTGATCAGCACCGCACTGGCAGTCACGGCAGCGAGCTACTTCTTTAGTTACAGCCCGGACACATTAGTGGTTAATTTATTGGGCTGGTTAGCGTTCGGGATCGTGATGACCATACTCGTCGCCCTGCTGACGTACCTTGCCAAAAAACTCATCCTTTGGGGCATTAACTTAGTTGAAGAAGTGGATCAGCAACACAATATCGGTGTTGCCGCGATTGAAATGGCGATCAGTATTTCGATCGCGATGATTTTAACAGGCCTAATGGCCTAACGCTGTTTCACACATATCTGTTAACGCTTGTTATGACGGTATAAGTCATTATGCCGTCAACAACTCACGGTTTATCACATGAATAATGCTCGTCGTCTATTGCTTGACGACACCATCCTTATCCTAACCATGGCAGTGCTCGCTGGCTGTGGGTTGATCTACGAATATCTGCTGTCTCATTATGCAGGCCGCGTGCTAGGTGTGATGGAAAGTACCATCTATACCATGATTGGCTTGATGATTGTTTCTATGGGCTTAGGTGCCTTCGCCGCGCGAAAAATCAAATGTCCATTTAATGGCTTTGTTTGGCTCGAAGCCATTATTGCCCTACTCGGCTGCAGTGCGATTTTATTGATCGGTGGTGCCATTGCCGTCACTCAATTATTGCCACAACTTATCGCCGATACCTTCTTACTACCGCCAGATGCGATGCCAAGAGGCGGATTGTTTAAATCACTCAGCTGGCTAGCGCTAAAGCTGCCCTACATATTTGGTGTGTTGCTTGGCTTTTTTATCGGCATGGAAATTCCGTTAATCGCCAAAATTCGCGAGCATGTGCATCAAAAGCACTTACAGCACAACCTTGGCACAATTTATGGTGCCGATTACATTGGTGCCGGTATTGGTGCGGCAATCTGGGTGATCTTTTTACTGGCAATTGATATCAGTAAAGCTGGTGCACTAACCGCGGCGTTAAACTTGTTAGCAGGCACCGTATTTATCACCCGTTTTTGGCATCAACTCAAATGGCGTAAAGTGTTAGTTAGCCTGCATGTGCTGTTGGCTGTCGTGATGATGATTGTCTACCAGTTCGGCAATGGCTGGCTGAACCAAATGAATAACCTGTTATACCTCGACAAAGTGGTTTACACCGATAAAACTCGCTATCAACAGTTAACTTTTACCGAGCGCAACATGGGGCTGGGGAATGATTCTGTGATCAGTTTCTACCTCAATGGTCGTTTGCAATTTTCCTCGATTGACGAAGATATTTATCACGGCTACTTGGTCTACCCTGTGCTAGCGAGTAGCGCGCGC is a window of Thalassotalea euphylliae DNA encoding:
- a CDS encoding polyamine aminopropyltransferase, whose translation is MNNARRLLLDDTILILTMAVLAGCGLIYEYLLSHYAGRVLGVMESTIYTMIGLMIVSMGLGAFAARKIKCPFNGFVWLEAIIALLGCSAILLIGGAIAVTQLLPQLIADTFLLPPDAMPRGGLFKSLSWLALKLPYIFGVLLGFFIGMEIPLIAKIREHVHQKHLQHNLGTIYGADYIGAGIGAAIWVIFLLAIDISKAGALTAALNLLAGTVFITRFWHQLKWRKVLVSLHVLLAVVMMIVYQFGNGWLNQMNNLLYLDKVVYTDKTRYQQLTFTERNMGLGNDSVISFYLNGRLQFSSIDEDIYHGYLVYPVLASSARTDKVLIIGGGDGLALRDVLNWGANHITLIDLDEQLLDIFAEPSKHLPAPLARKISALNQHSLTDDKVTVMAADAFIAIDQLIANRQHFDAILVDLPDPSHPDLNKLYSVNFYARLNQLLSSDGVIGVQSTSPYHAKASFIAIGNTLKAANFAHVEQYHDNVPSFGEWGWSIAAKTGLSPSQRLAQLTDLPVEHSWLTLELMLSSFHFPQGFYDEQAQYGINYLGSHTIYQLHQQAWRDQQGITQ